In a single window of the Terrirubrum flagellatum genome:
- a CDS encoding GYD domain-containing protein has translation MTTYIMLANWTAQGAAKAKDSPARLDAAKRALAEMGGEFKAFFMTMGRYDMIAVYEAPDDAVAARFVLQLGMMGNIRTETLKAFPEAAYREIMKSVA, from the coding sequence ATGACCACCTACATCATGCTGGCGAACTGGACGGCTCAGGGCGCCGCCAAGGCGAAAGATTCCCCGGCGCGTCTCGATGCGGCGAAACGGGCGCTCGCGGAAATGGGCGGCGAATTCAAGGCCTTCTTCATGACCATGGGCCGCTACGACATGATCGCAGTCTATGAGGCGCCCGACGATGCGGTCGCCGCGCGTTTCGTGCTTCAGCTCGGCATGATGGGCAACATCCGCACGGAAACGCTGAAGGCGTTCCCCGAGGCCGCCTATCGCGAGATCATGAAGTCGGTGGCTTGA
- a CDS encoding thiamine phosphate synthase, which produces MPKPQIYLITPVIDDAAAFAPILRAAVERTRAASVLLRLGATDERGAINQLKILAPVAQKLDAAVLIESDATVAARGGADGVHLVASAVELKAAVEKLQPDRIVGCGGLDTRHAAMEAGEAGVDYVMFGEPRRGKRGEEIVPDPAAVAEQAEWWARLFETPCVAYAASAEAVPALERTNAEFVGYGPWAFV; this is translated from the coding sequence ATGCCGAAGCCCCAGATTTATCTCATCACCCCCGTCATCGACGACGCGGCAGCTTTCGCGCCGATCCTGCGCGCGGCGGTCGAGCGCACGCGCGCCGCATCCGTGCTGCTCCGGCTCGGCGCGACAGACGAGCGCGGCGCGATCAATCAGCTCAAGATCCTCGCTCCTGTGGCGCAGAAGCTCGACGCTGCAGTCCTGATCGAAAGCGACGCCACGGTCGCGGCGCGCGGCGGCGCGGATGGAGTCCATCTCGTCGCCAGCGCGGTCGAACTGAAGGCGGCGGTCGAGAAGCTGCAGCCCGACCGCATCGTCGGCTGCGGCGGCCTCGACACCAGGCATGCGGCCATGGAGGCCGGCGAGGCCGGCGTCGACTACGTGATGTTCGGCGAGCCCCGCCGCGGCAAGAGAGGCGAGGAGATCGTTCCCGACCCCGCCGCCGTGGCCGAACAGGCGGAATGGTGGGCGCGTCTGTTCGAGACGCCTTGCGTCGCCTATGCGGCTTCGGCCGAGGCGGTTCCGGCGCTGGAAAGGACGAACGCTGAATTCGTCGGCTATGGCCCCTGGGCTTTTGTTTAG
- a CDS encoding outer membrane protein, producing the protein MRRVLLPVVAAFSLTSATQAADLASAVIAPVAAAINTGGWYLRGDVGYVMPTRPTVNGLLPGGLIRTFEDERLGKSFLVGAGVGYKFNNWFRADATVEWRKSSTFHATNSGTNYVNGYSDERARFSARTFMVNGYIDLGSWSGFTPYVGAGVGVAAKDVRNWQTQVFCYNALCTPSGPTATLPNSSKTGFAWALMAGTAVQLTDALALDIGYRFINLGGVTTNSDPFGVAAKVDDVKVNEVKVGLRYMFR; encoded by the coding sequence ATGCGCCGCGTTCTTCTGCCCGTCGTCGCCGCATTTTCGCTGACGTCAGCAACGCAAGCCGCCGATCTCGCGTCCGCCGTCATCGCGCCGGTCGCTGCCGCGATCAACACCGGCGGATGGTATCTGCGCGGCGATGTCGGCTACGTCATGCCGACGCGTCCTACCGTCAACGGATTGTTGCCGGGCGGCCTCATCCGCACTTTCGAAGATGAGAGGCTCGGCAAGTCCTTCCTCGTCGGCGCTGGCGTTGGATATAAATTCAACAACTGGTTCCGCGCCGACGCGACCGTCGAATGGCGTAAATCAAGCACGTTCCACGCGACAAACTCCGGCACGAATTATGTGAACGGATATTCCGATGAGCGCGCTCGCTTCTCGGCGCGCACCTTCATGGTCAACGGTTATATCGATCTTGGAAGCTGGTCCGGCTTTACGCCCTATGTCGGCGCCGGCGTCGGCGTCGCGGCAAAGGACGTGCGCAACTGGCAGACGCAGGTGTTTTGCTACAACGCGCTCTGCACGCCGAGCGGACCGACGGCGACGCTGCCGAACTCATCGAAGACCGGATTCGCATGGGCGCTGATGGCGGGCACGGCTGTGCAACTCACCGACGCGCTTGCGCTCGACATCGGCTATCGCTTCATCAATCTCGGCGGCGTCACGACCAACAGCGACCCCTTCGGCGTCGCTGCAAAAGTCGACGATGTGAAAGTCAACGAAGTGAAAGTCGGCCTGCGTTACATGTTCCGTTGA
- a CDS encoding VOC family protein: MFKLDHLTVIAPTLAEGVAHISACIDLDVPFGQRHAYMGTHNHLLQLGDSIYLEIVALDPDAEAPGRARWFGLDDQKAVRANWDAGRRLRGWVARTDAIDLFLAGRETIFGKKVSLPWVASAFEFAIPDDGSLPLDGAAPSIIDRRGKPRSMATMADLGARLRSFSLEHPDAAMISELYRSLEIDRPPIVMHGDALRYRAQIETPAGLKELF; the protein is encoded by the coding sequence ATGTTCAAGCTCGACCATCTCACGGTGATCGCTCCGACCCTGGCCGAAGGCGTCGCTCACATCAGCGCCTGCATCGATCTGGACGTCCCTTTCGGACAGCGCCACGCCTATATGGGCACCCACAATCACCTGCTTCAGCTTGGCGACTCGATCTATCTCGAGATCGTCGCTCTCGACCCGGACGCCGAGGCTCCCGGCCGCGCGCGCTGGTTCGGTCTCGACGATCAGAAGGCCGTAAGAGCCAACTGGGATGCGGGGCGGCGCCTTCGCGGATGGGTTGCAAGGACAGATGCGATCGATCTGTTCCTTGCAGGCCGCGAGACCATTTTCGGGAAGAAAGTCTCTCTGCCGTGGGTTGCGTCCGCGTTCGAGTTCGCAATTCCGGATGACGGCTCGCTTCCTCTCGACGGCGCTGCGCCATCCATCATCGACAGGCGCGGCAAGCCGCGGTCGATGGCGACGATGGCTGATCTCGGCGCCCGGCTGCGATCATTCTCTCTCGAACATCCCGATGCTGCGATGATCTCCGAGCTCTATCGAAGCCTCGAGATCGACCGGCCTCCGATCGTCATGCACGGCGACGCTCTTCGCTATCGCGCGCAAATCGAAACTCCTGCGGGCCTGAAGGAACTCTTCTGA
- a CDS encoding outer membrane protein, which produces MGALNTFALAGALVIGATAVASGADLPPPPMAYPAAPLRGSIDASGVYLRGDVGMGVMGNVKGTYQNLPATTSVTYNDGSYGNVGFAGIGIGYQFNNWFRFDVTGELRGTAKIGFRDTYSDTFGNRGTNSISGHLNTSVFLANAYVDMGNWHGFTPFLGAGVGAAYHRVSALDDIGNSLPAAGGGPFAAVGGFDGKSKTSLAWALMAGVAYDVTPNVKLELGYRYLNMGKAESGLACTLTCLPGTSVKIRDIDSHDIKLGFRWLLGGPDYAPPPIPVVVRKG; this is translated from the coding sequence ATGGGCGCTTTGAATACCTTCGCGCTGGCTGGCGCGCTGGTCATCGGCGCGACAGCCGTCGCCTCCGGCGCCGATCTGCCGCCGCCTCCGATGGCCTATCCCGCCGCTCCGCTGCGCGGCTCGATCGACGCTTCCGGCGTCTATCTCCGCGGCGACGTCGGCATGGGCGTGATGGGCAACGTCAAGGGCACGTACCAGAACCTGCCGGCGACGACTTCTGTCACCTACAATGACGGCTCCTACGGCAATGTCGGCTTCGCCGGCATCGGCATCGGCTACCAGTTCAACAACTGGTTCCGCTTCGATGTGACGGGCGAGTTGCGCGGCACGGCCAAAATCGGCTTCCGCGACACCTATTCCGACACGTTCGGAAATCGCGGCACCAACAGCATCTCGGGTCATCTGAACACGTCGGTGTTTCTGGCCAACGCCTATGTCGACATGGGCAACTGGCATGGCTTCACGCCTTTCCTCGGCGCAGGCGTCGGCGCCGCATATCATCGCGTGAGCGCGCTGGACGATATCGGCAACTCGCTGCCGGCGGCCGGCGGCGGGCCCTTCGCGGCGGTCGGCGGCTTCGACGGCAAATCGAAAACCAGTCTCGCCTGGGCGCTCATGGCCGGCGTCGCCTACGACGTCACGCCGAACGTGAAGCTCGAACTCGGCTATCGCTATCTCAACATGGGCAAGGCCGAATCCGGTCTCGCCTGCACGCTGACCTGTCTGCCCGGCACGTCGGTGAAAATCCGCGACATCGACTCCCACGACATCAAGCTCGGCTTCCGCTGGCTGCTTGGCGGCCCGGACTACGCGCCGCCGCCGATCCCGGTCGTCGTCCGCAAGGGCTGA
- a CDS encoding DUF2971 domain-containing protein, with protein sequence MANQIPHFYEVHDHQLLYHYTSVSGALAILKSRKFWLSEYSKTNDSSEYTYSRENYVRAYQNRQVYIDDVPRLAATTALVGSETNASMFIGCFTENRDDLGQWRSYADNGRGCVIGIDPRYLRDEAGVAIKRIVYSEIDLDRFVNIGLSMLQDHYCAGPNDRRELSSLATYFVADLFAFKHPAFVAENEIRVSRMLVVDESEKYGLRDVGGRTASGNRVDALDVKMRPGLFGDTRYIELPLSVGHCGSAIKSIGLGPACSTSVEAEIQDMNRSLPEPLQVWRSPIPYRI encoded by the coding sequence ATGGCAAACCAAATCCCACATTTTTATGAGGTTCACGATCATCAATTACTCTATCACTATACATCTGTGAGCGGGGCTCTCGCTATCCTTAAGAGTCGAAAGTTCTGGCTCTCCGAATATTCAAAGACCAATGACTCATCAGAATATACTTATAGTAGGGAAAACTACGTCAGAGCCTATCAGAATAGGCAGGTCTATATCGATGATGTGCCCCGTTTGGCGGCGACAACAGCTTTAGTTGGTTCAGAGACCAACGCCTCGATGTTCATCGGATGCTTCACCGAAAATCGCGACGATCTAGGTCAATGGCGGAGCTATGCCGACAATGGGCGCGGTTGCGTGATCGGCATCGATCCGAGATATCTTCGCGATGAGGCTGGCGTTGCCATAAAGAGGATCGTTTACAGTGAAATCGATTTAGATCGGTTTGTGAACATTGGGCTTTCGATGCTTCAGGATCACTATTGCGCGGGCCCTAATGATCGCCGCGAATTGAGCAGCTTGGCAACATATTTTGTGGCAGATTTGTTTGCGTTTAAGCATCCTGCATTCGTGGCAGAGAACGAGATTCGAGTATCGCGCATGCTAGTCGTGGACGAATCTGAAAAATATGGCCTTAGAGATGTTGGAGGCAGAACCGCAAGCGGTAATAGAGTAGATGCGCTCGACGTAAAAATGCGGCCGGGACTCTTTGGCGATACACGGTATATCGAACTGCCACTTTCAGTTGGCCATTGCGGTAGCGCCATCAAGTCGATTGGTCTTGGTCCAGCGTGCTCCACTTCGGTTGAAGCAGAAATTCAGGATATGAATCGTAGTCTCCCGGAACCGCTACAAGTTTGGCGGTCGCCGATACCGTATCGGATTTAG
- a CDS encoding GIY-YIG nuclease family protein, translating into MRGERAYWVYIMASGRNGTLYVGVTNDLERRIFEHREGRAKGFTQRYGVTRLVWYEDYPRAIDAIQREKNIKKWSRKWKLDLIESMNPEWRDLYEELAM; encoded by the coding sequence ATGCGTGGCGAGCGGGCCTATTGGGTCTACATCATGGCGAGCGGGCGCAACGGCACGCTCTATGTCGGCGTCACCAACGATCTCGAACGCAGAATATTCGAACATCGCGAAGGGCGCGCAAAGGGATTCACGCAACGCTACGGAGTGACGCGTCTTGTCTGGTATGAGGATTATCCGCGCGCCATTGACGCGATCCAGCGCGAGAAGAACATCAAGAAATGGTCGCGCAAATGGAAGCTCGATCTGATCGAGTCGATGAATCCGGAGTGGCGGGATTTGTATGAGGAACTGGCGATGTGA
- a CDS encoding benzoate/H(+) symporter BenE family transporter — MSQLFSAIVCAFVGFSASVAVVLAAAQAVGATEAQTVSWIAALAVAKGLAALVLSWRYKQPVICAWSTPGAALIAATTGLTLNVAVGAFLLASVLMILTALVRPLGALVARIPMPVASAMLAGVIFHFVVAVFDEMRVSPLIVTVILLVFLVVRLINPLGAVLAALAAGMALALGTGMAAWPALTFAPSLTYVPPTFDLSAMIGVGVPLYLVTMAAQNLPGFAVMRAAGYEPPVQPALFVTGLTSLLAAPFGAHMVNMAAISAAICTGSDTHPDPKERWKAGVWYGFVWFGIALATAPIITLILAMPKALVIAAAGLGLVGSLAGALATAMGQEKERFAAVIAFGVAASGLSLFGVGSAFWSLVAGLAVLGLDRLAALARH, encoded by the coding sequence ATGTCGCAACTGTTCTCCGCCATCGTCTGCGCCTTCGTCGGATTCTCCGCCTCTGTCGCCGTGGTGCTTGCGGCCGCGCAGGCGGTCGGCGCGACAGAAGCGCAGACCGTCTCCTGGATCGCGGCGCTCGCTGTCGCCAAGGGCCTCGCCGCGCTCGTGCTGAGCTGGCGCTACAAACAGCCCGTCATCTGCGCCTGGTCGACGCCCGGCGCCGCGCTGATCGCAGCGACGACGGGCCTCACGCTCAACGTCGCCGTCGGCGCCTTCCTGCTCGCGTCCGTGCTGATGATCCTGACCGCGCTCGTGCGTCCGCTCGGCGCGTTGGTCGCGCGTATTCCGATGCCGGTGGCATCGGCGATGCTCGCCGGCGTGATTTTTCATTTCGTCGTTGCGGTGTTCGACGAGATGCGCGTGTCGCCGCTGATCGTGACGGTGATCCTGCTCGTGTTTCTCGTGGTGCGGCTGATCAATCCGCTCGGCGCCGTGCTCGCGGCGCTGGCCGCGGGAATGGCGCTCGCGCTCGGAACCGGAATGGCCGCATGGCCCGCGCTGACTTTCGCGCCGTCGCTTACTTATGTCCCGCCGACCTTTGATCTCTCCGCCATGATCGGCGTCGGCGTGCCGCTCTATCTCGTGACGATGGCGGCGCAGAATCTGCCGGGTTTCGCCGTGATGCGCGCCGCAGGCTATGAGCCGCCGGTGCAACCGGCGTTATTCGTCACCGGCCTGACCTCGTTGCTGGCCGCGCCCTTCGGCGCGCACATGGTCAATATGGCGGCGATCAGCGCGGCGATCTGCACCGGGTCGGATACGCATCCAGATCCCAAGGAGCGTTGGAAAGCCGGCGTCTGGTACGGCTTCGTCTGGTTCGGCATCGCGCTCGCGACCGCGCCGATCATCACGCTGATTCTCGCAATGCCGAAAGCGCTGGTGATAGCGGCCGCCGGTCTCGGCCTCGTCGGATCGCTCGCTGGCGCGCTCGCCACCGCCATGGGGCAGGAGAAGGAGCGCTTCGCCGCCGTGATCGCGTTCGGCGTCGCCGCATCCGGCCTGTCTCTTTTCGGCGTCGGCTCCGCCTTCTGGAGCCTTGTCGCCGGCCTCGCGGTGCTGGGCCTCGATAGGCTGGCGGCGCTCGCCCGCCACTGA
- a CDS encoding cell division protein ZapA, translated as MGQVSVTVAGKSYRIGCNDGEEPHLLALAEAVDAKIAELRENFGEIGDMRLHVMAALTFADETAEMKKRLDRLEGEIATLQTEAQARDARAKSEGDQLATALDAAAQRVEALARKLK; from the coding sequence ATGGGTCAAGTTTCGGTTACGGTCGCGGGAAAGTCCTATCGTATCGGGTGCAATGACGGCGAGGAGCCGCATCTCCTCGCTCTCGCGGAAGCCGTCGACGCCAAGATTGCGGAGCTGCGCGAGAATTTCGGCGAGATCGGCGACATGCGCCTGCATGTCATGGCCGCGCTCACCTTCGCCGACGAAACAGCGGAGATGAAAAAGCGCCTCGATCGTCTCGAGGGCGAGATCGCGACGCTGCAAACCGAGGCGCAGGCGCGCGACGCGCGCGCCAAGTCGGAAGGCGATCAACTCGCAACCGCGCTCGACGCGGCGGCCCAGCGCGTCGAAGCGCTGGCGAGGAAACTGAAATAG
- a CDS encoding ribose-phosphate pyrophosphokinase: MKLVSGNANRPLAEAIAAHLNTRLTNASVRRFADMEIFVEILENVRGEDVFILQPTSFPTNDHLMEILIIADAARRSSARRINAVIPYFGYARQDRRSGSRTPISAKLVANLITHSGVDRVLTLDLHAGQIQGFFDIPTDNLFGAPLMARDIKEKLDTRNAMVVSPDVGGVVRARALAKRIDAPLAIVDKRRDRPGESEVMNIIGQVEGRSCILVDDIVDSGGTLVNAAEALLNNGAKEVYAYITHGVLSGGAVARIASSKLKELVITDSIMPTEAVKVAHNIRVISIAPLMGEAIARTTSEESVSSLFD; this comes from the coding sequence ATGAAGCTCGTTTCCGGCAACGCGAACCGCCCCCTTGCCGAAGCCATCGCCGCCCATCTCAACACCAGGTTGACCAACGCCTCGGTCCGGCGGTTCGCGGACATGGAGATCTTCGTCGAGATTCTCGAGAATGTCCGCGGCGAGGACGTGTTCATCCTCCAGCCGACCTCGTTCCCGACGAACGATCATCTCATGGAGATCCTGATCATCGCCGACGCCGCGCGCCGCTCCTCGGCCCGGCGGATCAACGCGGTCATTCCCTATTTCGGCTATGCCCGCCAGGATCGGCGGTCGGGCTCGCGCACGCCGATCTCGGCCAAGCTCGTCGCCAATCTGATCACTCATTCCGGCGTCGACCGCGTGCTGACGCTCGACCTGCATGCCGGCCAGATCCAGGGCTTCTTCGACATCCCGACCGACAACCTGTTCGGCGCGCCCCTGATGGCGCGCGACATCAAGGAGAAGCTCGACACGCGCAACGCGATGGTCGTGTCGCCAGACGTCGGCGGCGTGGTGCGCGCCCGCGCGCTGGCCAAGCGCATCGATGCGCCGCTCGCCATCGTCGACAAAAGGCGCGACCGCCCCGGCGAGAGCGAGGTGATGAACATCATCGGCCAGGTCGAGGGCCGCTCCTGCATCCTCGTCGACGACATCGTCGATTCCGGCGGCACGCTGGTCAACGCGGCGGAAGCGCTGCTCAACAATGGCGCGAAGGAAGTCTACGCCTATATCACCCACGGCGTTCTCTCGGGCGGCGCGGTGGCGCGCATCGCGTCATCGAAACTGAAAGAACTCGTCATCACCGACTCGATCATGCCGACGGAGGCGGTGAAGGTCGCGCACAACATCCGCGTCATCTCGATCGCGCCTCTCATGGGCGAAGCGATCGCGCGCACGACGAGCGAAGAGAGCGTGAGCAGTTTGTTTGATTGA
- a CDS encoding Gfo/Idh/MocA family oxidoreductase gives MDRITIGIIGFGIMGERMLRAALEHAPDVARISGVWDPSLAAMERIASAFPTIPRIADPSALIAQSDCVYVASPPTTHLSHARAAIRAGKSVFCEKPLSVDVADSRAFVAEAGARGAVNFPFASSLAIERLRGWIDEGVIGKPQRIAIEVGFKTWPRAWQMDAAGWLDGRAEGGFTREVVSHFLFLTRRLGGPMRDLKSTIEFPIPEKSERAIAANFTAGELPVELKGRVGSTDKDDHNLWTLIGDRGAVRLRDWSIAERRMGDGAWEIDRDALPQDRARPLTLKRQLDGVARMTRGEKHPLATLQEAFEVQEIVEAILR, from the coding sequence ATGGACAGGATCACAATCGGAATCATCGGTTTTGGAATCATGGGCGAGCGCATGCTCCGCGCCGCGCTCGAACATGCGCCTGACGTTGCGCGCATCAGCGGCGTATGGGATCCTTCGCTCGCAGCGATGGAGCGCATCGCGTCCGCTTTCCCAACAATTCCGCGCATTGCCGATCCATCTGCGCTGATCGCGCAATCCGACTGCGTCTATGTCGCTTCGCCGCCGACGACGCATCTGAGCCACGCGCGCGCCGCCATTCGCGCGGGCAAATCGGTATTCTGCGAAAAGCCGCTCTCGGTCGATGTTGCGGATTCCCGCGCCTTCGTCGCCGAGGCGGGCGCGCGCGGCGCGGTGAATTTTCCCTTCGCCTCGTCGCTCGCGATCGAACGTCTGCGCGGATGGATCGATGAGGGCGTGATCGGCAAGCCGCAGCGCATCGCGATCGAGGTCGGATTCAAGACATGGCCGCGCGCGTGGCAGATGGACGCCGCAGGCTGGCTCGACGGCCGCGCCGAAGGCGGCTTCACGCGCGAGGTCGTCTCGCATTTTCTCTTTCTCACGCGCCGGCTTGGCGGGCCGATGCGCGACCTGAAATCGACGATCGAATTTCCGATCCCTGAGAAGTCCGAGCGCGCCATCGCTGCGAATTTCACTGCGGGTGAACTGCCCGTCGAACTCAAGGGGCGCGTTGGCTCGACCGACAAGGATGATCACAATCTCTGGACGCTCATCGGCGATCGCGGCGCCGTGCGTTTGCGCGACTGGTCGATCGCCGAGCGGCGCATGGGCGATGGCGCATGGGAGATCGATCGCGATGCGCTGCCGCAGGATCGCGCGCGGCCGCTGACATTGAAGCGCCAGCTCGATGGCGTCGCGCGCATGACGCGCGGCGAAAAACATCCGCTCGCGACATTGCAGGAGGCGTTTGAGGTGCAGGAGATTGTTGAGGCGATTTTGCGGTGA
- the glmM gene encoding phosphoglucosamine mutase encodes MTRKYFGTDGIRGRANKVITPELALKVGQAAGLVFRRGDHRNRVVIGKDTRLSGYMIESALQAGFTSVGIDVLQLGPMPTPAIAMLTRSMRADLGVMISASHNPYEDNGIKLFGPDGYKLNDEIEKEIEALLDSDISARLAASEKVGRAKRVDDAHGRYIEFAKRTLPRNIDFDGLRIVLDCANGAAHKVAPAALWELGAEVFPLGVEPDGFNINRDVGSTAPEALTRKVRELRADIGIALDGDADRVLIVDEKGHHVDGDQLMAVIARSWSEDGRLSQPGIVATIMSNLGLERFLGGIGLTLARTAVGDRYVLEHMREHGYNLGGEQSGHIILSDYSSTGDGLVAALQLLAVVKRLEKPVSQVCHCFEPLPQILKNVRYRGGQQPLTEDSVVTAIEDARKRLGANGRLVIRPSGTEPVIRVMAEGDDRDLVETVVGDVVEVLAKSAA; translated from the coding sequence ATGACCCGCAAATATTTTGGCACGGACGGCATAAGGGGCCGAGCCAACAAGGTGATTACGCCTGAACTGGCGCTGAAGGTCGGCCAGGCCGCCGGCCTCGTCTTCCGCCGCGGCGATCATCGCAACCGGGTCGTCATCGGCAAGGATACGCGCCTCTCCGGCTATATGATCGAGTCCGCGCTTCAGGCCGGCTTCACCTCCGTCGGCATTGACGTGTTGCAGCTCGGTCCGATGCCGACGCCGGCGATCGCCATGCTCACGCGCTCGATGCGCGCCGATCTCGGCGTGATGATTTCCGCCTCGCACAATCCTTATGAAGACAACGGCATCAAGCTGTTCGGCCCTGACGGTTACAAGCTGAACGATGAGATCGAGAAGGAGATCGAGGCGCTGCTCGATTCCGATATCTCGGCCAGGCTTGCGGCGTCGGAGAAGGTCGGCCGCGCCAAGCGCGTTGACGACGCCCATGGCCGCTATATCGAATTCGCCAAGCGCACGCTGCCGCGCAACATCGATTTCGACGGGCTGCGCATCGTGCTCGACTGCGCCAACGGCGCCGCGCACAAAGTGGCGCCCGCCGCGCTCTGGGAGCTTGGCGCAGAGGTGTTTCCGCTCGGCGTCGAGCCCGATGGATTCAACATCAACCGCGATGTCGGCTCGACTGCGCCCGAAGCGCTGACGCGCAAGGTGCGCGAATTGCGGGCTGATATCGGCATTGCTCTCGATGGCGACGCCGATCGCGTGCTGATCGTCGATGAGAAGGGTCATCACGTCGATGGCGATCAGCTCATGGCGGTGATCGCGCGCTCATGGAGCGAGGATGGCCGCCTGTCGCAGCCGGGAATCGTCGCGACCATCATGTCGAATCTCGGCCTTGAAAGATTTCTCGGCGGCATCGGCCTGACGCTCGCGCGCACCGCGGTCGGCGATCGCTATGTGCTCGAGCACATGCGCGAGCATGGCTACAATCTCGGCGGCGAACAGTCAGGCCACATCATTCTCTCCGATTATTCCTCGACCGGCGACGGACTCGTCGCGGCGCTGCAGTTGCTTGCGGTCGTGAAACGCCTGGAGAAGCCGGTGAGCCAGGTCTGTCACTGCTTCGAGCCGCTGCCGCAGATTCTCAAGAACGTGCGCTATCGCGGCGGTCAGCAGCCGCTCACGGAAGACAGCGTCGTCACCGCGATCGAGGATGCGCGCAAGCGTCTCGGCGCCAACGGACGGCTCGTTATCCGCCCGTCCGGCACCGAGCCCGTCATCCGCGTGATGGCGGAAGGCGACGACCGCGATCTCGTCGAGACCGTGGTCGGCGACGTGGTCGAAGTTCTGGCGAAGAGCGCCGCGTAG
- a CDS encoding Xaa-Pro peptidase family protein gives MALHFTSDEFAARKARLLKAMEAAKLDGLLMFQQESMYWLTGYDTFGFCFFQCLYLSSDGKLALLTRSADLRQARLTSIIQDIRIWKDGADANPALNLKDMVASLGGGGKPLGVEYESYGLVAANGRKLDAAFAGFADLVDASNLVVRLRAVKSPAEIAYVRRAGALCDAADRAGIEKTFAGADEGDILASMHDEIFRGGGDYPANEFIIGSSRDALLCRYKSGRRKLDANDQITLEFAGAYRHYHVAAMRTHIVGEPRAKHRDYHRIAKEALAACETEMRPGRTAGDVFAAHAKTFDRNGAGSHRLNACGYSLGARFTPSWMDWPMFYEANPWPLEPGMVMFAHMILMDSETDTAMCLGRTYLVTEGAAEPLNLPDLDLMIR, from the coding sequence ATGGCTCTTCATTTCACCTCCGATGAATTCGCCGCGCGCAAGGCGCGTCTCCTGAAAGCGATGGAGGCTGCGAAGCTCGACGGCCTGCTGATGTTCCAGCAGGAATCGATGTATTGGCTGACCGGTTACGACACCTTCGGCTTCTGCTTCTTCCAGTGCCTTTATCTCTCGTCTGACGGAAAGCTCGCGCTTCTCACGCGCTCCGCCGATCTCCGACAGGCGCGGCTCACGTCGATCATCCAGGACATCCGCATCTGGAAGGATGGCGCCGACGCCAATCCGGCGCTGAATCTGAAAGACATGGTCGCGTCGCTTGGCGGCGGCGGCAAGCCCCTCGGCGTCGAATATGAGAGCTACGGGCTCGTCGCCGCGAACGGCAGAAAACTCGACGCGGCTTTCGCAGGTTTCGCCGATCTCGTCGACGCCTCCAATCTCGTGGTGCGCCTGCGCGCGGTGAAATCGCCCGCCGAAATCGCCTATGTCAGGCGCGCTGGCGCGCTCTGCGATGCGGCCGATCGCGCAGGCATCGAAAAGACCTTCGCCGGCGCCGATGAAGGCGACATCCTGGCTAGCATGCATGACGAGATTTTCAGAGGTGGCGGCGATTATCCCGCCAACGAGTTCATCATCGGCTCGTCGCGAGACGCTCTGCTTTGCCGCTACAAGTCGGGCCGCCGCAAGCTCGACGCGAATGATCAGATCACGCTCGAATTCGCCGGCGCCTATCGCCATTATCATGTCGCGGCGATGCGCACGCATATCGTCGGCGAGCCGCGCGCGAAGCATCGCGACTATCATCGCATCGCGAAGGAGGCGCTCGCCGCCTGTGAGACCGAGATGCGGCCGGGCCGCACCGCCGGCGACGTGTTCGCCGCGCACGCGAAGACGTTCGATCGCAACGGCGCCGGTTCGCATCGGCTCAACGCCTGCGGCTATTCGCTGGGCGCGCGCTTCACGCCGTCATGGATGGACTGGCCGATGTTCTATGAAGCCAATCCCTGGCCGCTCGAACCGGGGATGGTGATGTTCGCGCACATGATCCTGATGGATTCGGAGACGGACACCGCCATGTGTCTCGGCCGCACCTATCTCGTCACCGAGGGCGCCGCCGAGCCGCTCAACCTGCCCGATCTGGACCTTATGATCCGATAG
- a CDS encoding DUF2798 domain-containing protein produces the protein MRLIPKRLAHYAFGVIQSGLTSAIASGFGVVSAGGERLATKWLVAWAASWALMLPIVILAAPVIRRAVMAMTREA, from the coding sequence ATGCGTCTGATCCCGAAGCGCCTCGCGCATTACGCTTTCGGCGTGATCCAGTCCGGCCTGACCAGCGCGATCGCGTCCGGCTTCGGCGTCGTCAGCGCCGGCGGCGAGCGGCTGGCGACGAAATGGCTCGTCGCCTGGGCCGCCTCCTGGGCGCTCATGCTGCCGATCGTCATTCTCGCAGCGCCGGTGATCCGCCGCGCCGTGATGGCGATGACACGCGAGGCGTGA